The Candidatus Tectomicrobia bacterium DNA window GTCATCACCAAGCACCGGGAGCGCTTCGGCAAGGAAGTGGGGGCCTACACCATCTATGCCTACGTGGCCGCGAACCTCATCCTGAACTCCATCCAGGAGACGAACACCACCGCGGGGCAGAGGCTCGCGAACCATCTGCGGAGCAAGGCGTGGAGCACGGCCCTGGGCAAGATCCAGTTCAACGCCAAGGGCGACGTCCTCGAGAGCCCCTACGTGGTCTGGCAGGTGAAGGGGGGGAAGTTCGTCCAGGTGAATTGATGCGGCTCGGATGAATGGAGGCGGACGAGAGGGGAGGCCGTTGCCTCCCCTCTTTTTTTAGGCGGTTTCCGGAAGCGGCCGGGAGCGCGGGATGCTCACCCAGCAGATCGTGAACGGGATCGTCGTCGGCTCGGTGTACGCGCTGATCGCGCTGGGCTACACCCTGGTGTACGGCATCCTCCAGCTCATCAACTTCGCCCACGGCGAGATCTACATGATGGGCGCCTACGTGGGGATCGCCGTCCTCGCCGTCCTGGGCGCCATGGGGGTGACGGAGCAGAGCCTCGCCATCTCCATCCTCCTGGTCTTCCTCGTCCCGATGGTCTACTGCGCGGCCTACGGGGTGACGCTCGAGCGCGTGGCCTACCGGCCCCTCCGCAGGGCCCCGCGCCTGTCCCCCCTCATCAGCGCCATCGGGATGAGCATCTTTCTGCAGAACTATGTCCAGGTGGCGCAGGGCGCCCGGGAGAGGGCTTTCCCGAACCTCCTCCACCTCGGCAGCTTCGAGCTGATGGGCGCCCACGTGAGCGGGCTCCAGGTCTTCATCCTCGCGGCCGCCCTCGCCATGATGGCGGGGCTCCAGGTTTTCATCCACAAGACCCGCCTCGGCCGCGCCATGCGGGCGACCGCGCTGGACCGGACCATGGCCTCCCTGGTCGGGGTGGACGTGAACCGCGTCATCGCGATGACGTTCGCCATCGGGTCGATCCTGGCCGCGGTGGCGGGGGTGATGGTGGGGATGTACTACGGGGTGGTGAACCACTACATCGGTTTCGTGGCCGGCATCAAGGCTTTCACCGCGGCCGTCCTGGGCGGCATCGGCAACGTGACGGGCGCGCTCCTGGGCGGCTTCCTGCTCGCCCTGCTGGAGAGCTTCTGGGCGGGCTACGTTTCCGCCGTGTACAAGGACGTCTTCGCCTTCGCCGTGCTCATCGTCGTCCTCATCTTCCGGCCCGAGGGCATCCTGGGCGGCTCGGCGGCGGAGACCGACCGCTCATGAGGAGCCTGGCCGCCGCGCCCCTCTGGGGACTGTGGTTCGCCTTCCTGGCGCTCCCATTCTCGGGCCTGGAGGGGAGCCTCCGGATCGGCCTCGCCTGCGCCCTTGTGGTGGGGGCGGCGCGGCTCGCCGGGGTGGCGCTGCGCGCCGAGGCGGTCGCCCCGCGGGTGGCGAAGGGGCGGGAGACGGTCGCGGAGCTCTGGGAGTCCTTCCTGCGGGGGATGCGGGACAAGCGGGTGGCCCCCTTTGTCCTGCTGGGCATCATGGCCCTGCCCTGGTGGCTCGGGCGCTACGAGACGGACGTCCTGGTCGTCGCGGGCATCTACGTGATGCTCGCCCTCGGCTTGAACGTCGTGGTGGGCTTCGCCGGGCTGCTGGACTTGGGCTACGTGGCCTTCTATGCCGTGGGGGCCTACTCCTACGCCCTCTTGAACACCTGGCTGGGGCTTCCCTTCTGGCCCGCCTTGCTGGGAGGTGCCGCGCTCTCCGCCGCCTTCGGAATTCTCCTCGGCATCCCCGTGCTCCGCCTGAGGGGGGACTATCTCGCCATCGTGACCCTCGGCTTCGGCGAGATCATCCGGATCGTCCTCAACAACTGGGACGACGTGACCCGGGGCCCGAACGGCATCCTGGGCATCGGGAGGCCCCTCCTCGGCGAGTTCAGGCTCTCCCAGCCGATGCACTTCTTCTACCTCGTCCTGGCCCTGTGCCTTTTCACGATCTTCATCGTGAACCGGCTGAACCGCAGCCGCATCGGGCGCGCCTGGGCCGCGATGCGGGAGGACGAATCCGCGGCCGAGTGCATGGGGGTGGACCTCGTCCACGCGAAGCTGACGGCCTTCGCCTTCGGCGCGTCGTGGGCGGGCCTCGCCGGGGTCGTCTTCGCGGCGAAGCAGACCTTTGTCTCGCCCGAGAGCTTCTCCTTCTTCGAGTCCGTCATCATCCTCTGCATGGTGGTCCTGGGGGGCATGGGGAGCGTCCCGGGCGTGATCCTGGGCGCGCTCATCCTCATCATCCTCCCCGAGATGCTCCGGGAGATCACCTTTTTCCGGCCCATGCTGCTCGGCGGGGCCTTGGTGCTGATGATGGCGCTCCGCCCGCAGGGCTTCCTCGAGGCGCGGGGGCTGCGCCTGGCCGAGGGGGCGCTTCCGCCCGAGATGCGCGAGAAGGCCGAGAGGACGGGCCGGTGACCGCCTCCCTGCTGGTGTGCCGTGGGCTCACCCGGCGGTTCGGCGGCCTGACGGCGCTGGATTCGCTCCACCTCGAGGTGCGGCCGGGGGAGGTGGTCGGGCTCATCGGCCCGAACGGGGCCGGGAAGACCACCGCCTTTAACGTCATTACCGGAATCCACCGGCCCACGGCCGGGCTTGTGCTCTTCGAGGGGCGAAGCGTCGTGGGCCTGCGGCCGAGCGCCGTCCTCCGGCGGGGGATCGCGCGCACCTTCCAGAGCATCCGCCTTTTCCGGGGGATGAGCTCCCTTGAGAACGTCCTCGTGGGCCGCCACGCGCGGCTGCGCACGGGCCCGCTCGGGGCCATCCTCCGCTCCGGCCGGGTGGTGGAGGAGGAGCGGGCGGCGGTGGACTTCGCGATGGAGCTTCTCCGCTTCGCGGGCATCGATCGCCACGCCCTGGCCCGGGCCGACAGCCTCTCCTATGGGGATCAGCGCCGGGTGGAGATCGCCCGCGCCCTGGCGAGCGAGCCGAGGCTCATCCTCCTCGACGAGCCGGCCGCCGGCATGAACCCCCGGGAGAAGACAGTGCTGAACGAGTTCATCCTGGCCATCCGCGATCGGGGGGTGACGGTGCTTCTCATCGAGCACGACATGCGGGTGGTGATGGGCATCTCGGATCGCGTCGTCGTCCTCGACCACGGCGTCAAGATCTGCGAGGGGACGCCCGAGGCGGTGCGGCGGGACCCGAAAGTCCTGGAAGCCTACCTGGGCAGCGCGCATGCTTGAGATCGCGGACATCCACTTCTACTACGGGCGCATCCACGCCCTACAGGGCGTCTCC harbors:
- a CDS encoding branched-chain amino acid ABC transporter permease, whose product is MLTQQIVNGIVVGSVYALIALGYTLVYGILQLINFAHGEIYMMGAYVGIAVLAVLGAMGVTEQSLAISILLVFLVPMVYCAAYGVTLERVAYRPLRRAPRLSPLISAIGMSIFLQNYVQVAQGARERAFPNLLHLGSFELMGAHVSGLQVFILAAALAMMAGLQVFIHKTRLGRAMRATALDRTMASLVGVDVNRVIAMTFAIGSILAAVAGVMVGMYYGVVNHYIGFVAGIKAFTAAVLGGIGNVTGALLGGFLLALLESFWAGYVSAVYKDVFAFAVLIVVLIFRPEGILGGSAAETDRS
- a CDS encoding branched-chain amino acid ABC transporter permease — its product is MRSLAAAPLWGLWFAFLALPFSGLEGSLRIGLACALVVGAARLAGVALRAEAVAPRVAKGRETVAELWESFLRGMRDKRVAPFVLLGIMALPWWLGRYETDVLVVAGIYVMLALGLNVVVGFAGLLDLGYVAFYAVGAYSYALLNTWLGLPFWPALLGGAALSAAFGILLGIPVLRLRGDYLAIVTLGFGEIIRIVLNNWDDVTRGPNGILGIGRPLLGEFRLSQPMHFFYLVLALCLFTIFIVNRLNRSRIGRAWAAMREDESAAECMGVDLVHAKLTAFAFGASWAGLAGVVFAAKQTFVSPESFSFFESVIILCMVVLGGMGSVPGVILGALILIILPEMLREITFFRPMLLGGALVLMMALRPQGFLEARGLRLAEGALPPEMREKAERTGR
- a CDS encoding ABC transporter ATP-binding protein, which gives rise to MTASLLVCRGLTRRFGGLTALDSLHLEVRPGEVVGLIGPNGAGKTTAFNVITGIHRPTAGLVLFEGRSVVGLRPSAVLRRGIARTFQSIRLFRGMSSLENVLVGRHARLRTGPLGAILRSGRVVEEERAAVDFAMELLRFAGIDRHALARADSLSYGDQRRVEIARALASEPRLILLDEPAAGMNPREKTVLNEFILAIRDRGVTVLLIEHDMRVVMGISDRVVVLDHGVKICEGTPEAVRRDPKVLEAYLGSAHA